CCAGATCCACTTTCTGCCCCCAGAGGTCGAAGGTCTTGGCCATGCCGCCAACAGTGTTGTCCGCCTCATAAACTACGACTTCATGACCCGCCCGGCTTATAAGTTCTGCGGCGGTAAGCCCTGCAGGCCCTGCTCCGATGATGCCTACTCGCAATGGTTAGCCCCTTCATATGCGCCGGCCAGGCTTGGACTACCGGCGGAATGTGATGTATTTGTGACCGATATAATTCCCGATGAATCCGAACCCGATCCCAGCGATATGGGCCAGGGCCTCTTGGGACTTTCGCTCTTCGAGCGGGCCGAAGCTGTTCAGCACCGAAAGCGCTTCCATAGAACCCAGCCAAGTCAGGGTGAGTCCAAGCATGGCCACGACGGTAAACACAGGCAACTGCTTTCGTTTGCCAACGCTGCAAGCCCCCTCAAAGACAAATCGACGGCTTAACATATAATTATAAATCAATCCAGTTGTATAGGCCAACACAACACTTATCTCAAAGGGAACGAAGGCGTTGTACAAGAACCTAGACCCAAAATTCAGTAGCGCAGCGGAACCAGCGACAATTAAATACAGACTGAATTGCTTGAACATGTAAGCGTACTCATGCCTGAAATTTTAATCCCAATACGGTTCAGTTAAGGGAACCAATTATAATTTTCGATGCAGCGATGCTAGGTTCTGTTGACATTTGGGTTCTAATTAACAGATGTCAACAGCACTACTACAAGATGAAACATGGTTGAAGATCCTCCAATTCCTTCGCTCCTGTGTGGATGTTTACGTAGGAGAAGAAGGTGATTGCCGTCTTTTCATTGAGGCACTCCTTTGGATTACACGAAGTGGTGCTCAGTGGAGACTGCTCCCGGAGAAATTCGGTAACTGGAACAGTGTCTATAAACGATTCGCCCGCTGGTGTAACAAGGGTATCTTCTCCAGAATGCACGAGC
This region of Desulforhabdus amnigena genomic DNA includes:
- a CDS encoding GtrA family protein, producing the protein MFKQFSLYLIVAGSAALLNFGSRFLYNAFVPFEISVVLAYTTGLIYNYMLSRRFVFEGACSVGKRKQLPVFTVVAMLGLTLTWLGSMEALSVLNSFGPLEERKSQEALAHIAGIGFGFIGNYIGHKYITFRR